The genomic stretch AGTGCCGTTAGCTCTCAAAGTGCAGGATAATAATTTTTTTATTGATTTTTATTTCAATCGCAAAAGATATCAGATCATGGATAACCAAGTGGATATAGCAGAGCTAGATTTAGAACCCAAACCGCCGAAACTGCCACTGATTCAGATGTTTCGGATCGGTCTATTTCAGATGGGTTTAGGGATTATGTCTCTACTGATTGCAGGACTACTCAATCGTTTGATGATTAATGAACTGACGATTCCTGCGACCCTCGCCGCAGGCTTTATTGCCATGCCTCTGTTTGTCTCACCCACTCGTATCTGGTTTGGACAGACCTCCGATGCCAAAACTATATTTGGAACCCATCGCTCAGGTTACGTTTGGATTGGGGCGGTGGTATTTGCGATAATTGCCTTTTTAACTACACAGGTGATGTGGCAGTTAGGGCGCAGTGTCCATGAGATTGGCTGGAATGGCATTACCTATGGATGGGCGATCGCCTTAGGTGCAATGTTTGCTATCTATGGCATGGCAATTAGTTTTAGTTCCACTCCCTTTGCGGCTTTGTTAGTGGATATCTCTGACGAAGAGGAACGCTCAAAATTAGTGGGCATCGTCTGGTCAATGCTGATGGTGGGGATCGTGATTGGGGCGATCGCGGTTTCGAGATTGTTACCTTGTACTGAAGCACCGCCAAGCAATGTTTCTATTTTTGCCAATAGCGATCGCCTTGCCCAGCTCCAAAAAGCGATTAATTCAGTATTTTTGATTATTCCGACCGCAGTAGTCGCGCTCTCCTTTGCAGCTACCTATGGCATTGAACAAAAATATTCCCGTTACAAATTACGGGTTGCTCAAAATCACATTCTCAATGGAACTACTGCTACAGAGGACAAGCTCAGTCTTGGTAAGGCTTTGAAAGTTTTGACTGCAAGCAAACAAACGGGATTATTCTTCTCCTTCTTGCTGATGATGACCATTGGTATTTTTATGCAAGATGCGATTATGGAACCCTTTGGCGGTGCAGTATTCGGTATGAGTATTTGCGCTACAACCCAACTTAATGCTGCTTTTGGAACTGGTACTTTAATTGGTCTCAGTTCTTCAGGATTTTTAATCGTTCCCAAACTCGGTAAAGAGAAATCCACAAGATTAGGATGCTATCTAGTAGCGGCAAGTTGCGCTCTATTATTAGTATCTGGCTTTATCCAAAAGACTTGGGCTTTGCAAGCTTCCCTAGCTCTATTTGGCTTTGCTTCAGGAATTACGACTTCGGGCGCATTGAGTCTCATGCTTGATCTGACGGCTGCCGAAACTGCGGGTACTTTTGTCGGTGCTTGGGGATTGTCTCAGGCGATCGCTAGAGGACTAGCGACAGTCATAGGTGGCGTGATACTAGATGTTGGCAAAAAAATCTTTAGTGATTCCAATACATTTGCCTATAGTTTTGTGTTTGTTTGCGAAGCCTTAGTGATGATTCTCGCTGTATGGTTCCTCAGTCGGGTGAATGTCCAAGAGTTCCGTACAGATGCTAAACAGGCGATCGCGACAGTATTCGCCAACGAGATCGATTAATATAGCGCTTTTCAAGCAAGTGAGATACAGAGGATTGTGTCCCCGACACAATCCTCTGTATCTCACTACATCTTAGCTTGCATAGCAAAAGTGCGATCGCTCAAACAATGTCTTCTGTCCAAGCTTCAGGTATGCCAAAATCTAAGGTTGTATAATGGTATGGAAATTTAGCAGCAAAAGCAG from Pseudanabaena sp. Chao 1811 encodes the following:
- a CDS encoding BCD family MFS transporter, whose translation is MDNQVDIAELDLEPKPPKLPLIQMFRIGLFQMGLGIMSLLIAGLLNRLMINELTIPATLAAGFIAMPLFVSPTRIWFGQTSDAKTIFGTHRSGYVWIGAVVFAIIAFLTTQVMWQLGRSVHEIGWNGITYGWAIALGAMFAIYGMAISFSSTPFAALLVDISDEEERSKLVGIVWSMLMVGIVIGAIAVSRLLPCTEAPPSNVSIFANSDRLAQLQKAINSVFLIIPTAVVALSFAATYGIEQKYSRYKLRVAQNHILNGTTATEDKLSLGKALKVLTASKQTGLFFSFLLMMTIGIFMQDAIMEPFGGAVFGMSICATTQLNAAFGTGTLIGLSSSGFLIVPKLGKEKSTRLGCYLVAASCALLLVSGFIQKTWALQASLALFGFASGITTSGALSLMLDLTAAETAGTFVGAWGLSQAIARGLATVIGGVILDVGKKIFSDSNTFAYSFVFVCEALVMILAVWFLSRVNVQEFRTDAKQAIATVFANEID